A window of the Deinococcus gobiensis I-0 genome harbors these coding sequences:
- a CDS encoding tetratricopeptide repeat protein: protein MPVNWRAALEQVRAAQPPGAGRGAGPQPGSLRWLEAELGRRGGNPAALRNIVYRDIGTPADKALLAGVLRELAAGVGLVLDLHAPEVTAPLPDELELLGRAKKRVYKGFLAAVRAGRAPRMVVAGRAGAGKTVLLDHLSRALEGSGVPVTRLNLSGEVEAVLALPPVAGRSFAALAERQRAAAAAVAPARGAWLVRVAGDLRFAGDPPRGPGGEVARPGAWAAALWAAAPPGVALLLALEDPRGWPAGLAAVTELRPPTQAEAQAYLMEKLGLPRAAAAALARETGRNLDRLTLLAGAEAAGSPGGATPADAAGLADPDICRLAAAFAVLDRAWPEPLDGQAHPQAALDAALGEPLARLPLHARAQARPVATRPGEWQAAPGLRALWPRLAPAALEAARLRLAQGADVPGGYRVGALAAGGDWTGLLAWLRSAPDDTQFVPPWWPVVRESAPLPLRGPLAQLVVAHYAGRGEYGHPQARDALFFLLASEEGGVRAWARVKLAEGRLDAGDPETAAAQLAGPEVRLALSAQAPADPWTLSAQADALLVQGALARWRGDLAAATRAVHDPRTARSGARALLWRGLIAKDAGRWTEALADLRAVPDHSPLLSARARYQEGDLLLRLGQPAAARDLLLDVAGRLGRAGAPPEEQARSLARAATALRRLGDPAGALRRLEEALALAAPTGAGGPDGVVRARLLSEGVPVLLALGRPGDALAQVVAALELLRAAGTRRAEAAYRVRRTVYRAALAYLTRGLGRRYQHPLLGAGNDHPDLAHARALLGELLREGSGASDREQVLTFDLHLALALAEPDPRAALAHAGRALAMTDHPYAGAQAHAARAEAALRAGQPGAVLADVNRAHALLRRVGTALGERVAHPDPGLHAQLLTLEACAQAGDPAADAPLPLDWLRAELAAPELTPFREGVWREVGAALERAGRPTGVEAAHWPPAARRPAGGVGRAAGPGAGRRRRAGPRAQYVLTGRHLDPGLSRDAQAGTCR from the coding sequence ATGCCGGTGAACTGGAGGGCCGCCCTGGAACAGGTGCGCGCCGCGCAGCCCCCTGGGGCAGGGCGCGGGGCGGGGCCGCAGCCCGGTAGCCTGCGCTGGCTGGAGGCCGAGCTCGGGCGGCGGGGCGGCAATCCGGCGGCGCTGCGCAACATCGTGTACCGCGACATCGGTACTCCGGCCGACAAGGCGCTGCTGGCCGGGGTGTTGCGCGAGCTGGCGGCCGGGGTCGGTCTGGTCCTCGACCTGCATGCCCCCGAGGTGACTGCCCCCCTGCCCGACGAACTCGAACTGCTGGGCCGGGCCAAGAAACGGGTCTACAAGGGCTTTCTGGCGGCCGTGCGCGCCGGGCGGGCGCCGCGCATGGTGGTCGCCGGGCGGGCCGGGGCGGGCAAGACGGTGCTGCTCGACCACCTCAGCCGCGCGCTGGAGGGAAGCGGCGTGCCCGTCACCCGCCTGAACCTGAGTGGTGAGGTGGAAGCCGTGCTGGCGCTGCCCCCGGTCGCCGGGCGTTCCTTCGCGGCGCTGGCTGAGCGGCAGCGCGCCGCCGCAGCGGCCGTGGCCCCGGCGCGCGGCGCGTGGCTGGTGCGGGTGGCGGGCGACCTGCGCTTTGCCGGTGATCCCCCGCGTGGTCCCGGCGGCGAGGTCGCCCGGCCCGGTGCCTGGGCCGCCGCCCTGTGGGCCGCCGCGCCCCCCGGCGTGGCCCTGCTGCTGGCCCTCGAAGACCCGCGCGGCTGGCCGGCCGGGCTGGCCGCCGTGACCGAACTGCGGCCCCCCACCCAGGCCGAGGCCCAGGCCTACCTGATGGAGAAGCTGGGGCTGCCCCGCGCGGCGGCCGCGGCCCTGGCCCGCGAGACGGGGCGCAACCTCGACCGCCTGACCCTGCTCGCGGGCGCGGAGGCGGCGGGCAGCCCGGGCGGGGCGACTCCGGCGGACGCGGCGGGGCTGGCGGATCCCGACATCTGCCGTCTGGCCGCCGCCTTTGCGGTGCTGGACAGAGCGTGGCCGGAGCCGCTGGACGGGCAGGCCCACCCGCAGGCGGCGCTGGACGCGGCGCTGGGTGAACCGCTGGCCCGGCTGCCCCTGCATGCCCGTGCCCAGGCGCGGCCCGTCGCTACTCGCCCCGGCGAGTGGCAGGCGGCCCCAGGCCTGCGGGCGCTGTGGCCCCGGCTTGCCCCGGCGGCCCTGGAGGCGGCGCGGTTGCGGCTCGCGCAGGGCGCCGACGTGCCGGGGGGCTACCGCGTCGGTGCCCTGGCGGCTGGGGGCGACTGGACCGGGCTGCTCGCCTGGCTGAGGTCGGCCCCCGACGACACCCAGTTTGTGCCGCCCTGGTGGCCGGTGGTGCGGGAATCGGCGCCGCTGCCCTTGCGCGGGCCACTGGCCCAGCTGGTCGTCGCTCACTATGCCGGTCGCGGCGAGTACGGCCACCCGCAGGCGCGCGACGCGCTGTTTTTCCTGCTGGCCTCGGAAGAGGGGGGGGTGCGGGCCTGGGCACGGGTCAAGCTGGCCGAGGGCCGTCTGGACGCGGGCGACCCCGAAACCGCCGCCGCCCAGCTCGCCGGACCGGAGGTGCGCCTCGCCCTCTCGGCGCAGGCTCCGGCCGATCCCTGGACCCTCTCGGCGCAGGCCGACGCGCTGCTGGTGCAGGGGGCGCTGGCCCGCTGGCGCGGCGACCTCGCGGCGGCGACCCGGGCGGTCCACGATCCGCGCACGGCCCGGTCGGGCGCGCGGGCGCTGCTGTGGCGCGGACTGATCGCCAAGGACGCCGGGCGCTGGACCGAGGCCCTGGCCGACCTGCGCGCCGTGCCCGACCACAGTCCGCTGCTCTCGGCGCGCGCCCGCTACCAGGAAGGCGACCTGCTGCTGCGTCTGGGACAGCCGGCGGCGGCGCGCGACCTGCTGCTGGACGTCGCCGGACGCCTGGGCCGGGCCGGCGCGCCCCCCGAGGAGCAGGCCCGCAGCCTCGCGCGCGCCGCGACTGCCCTGCGCCGTCTGGGCGACCCCGCCGGGGCGCTGCGGCGGCTGGAAGAAGCCCTGGCCCTGGCCGCGCCGACGGGAGCAGGGGGCCCCGACGGCGTGGTGCGCGCCCGACTGCTCTCGGAGGGGGTGCCGGTGCTGCTGGCCCTGGGCCGTCCCGGCGACGCGCTCGCGCAGGTGGTGGCGGCGCTGGAGCTGCTGCGCGCCGCAGGCACGCGCCGGGCCGAGGCCGCCTACCGGGTGCGGCGCACCGTGTACCGCGCCGCGCTGGCCTACCTGACGCGCGGGCTGGGGCGGCGCTACCAGCATCCCCTGCTGGGGGCCGGGAACGACCACCCCGACCTGGCGCACGCCCGCGCGCTGCTGGGCGAGCTGCTGCGGGAGGGCAGCGGGGCCAGCGACCGCGAACAGGTCCTGACCTTCGACCTGCACCTGGCCCTGGCCCTGGCCGAGCCGGACCCCCGCGCCGCCCTGGCCCACGCGGGCCGCGCCCTGGCGATGACGGACCATCCCTACGCCGGGGCGCAGGCCCACGCCGCGCGCGCCGAGGCTGCGCTGCGCGCCGGGCAGCCCGGGGCGGTGCTGGCCGACGTGAACCGCGCCCACGCCCTGCTGCGCCGCGTGGGTACGGCGCTGGGCGAGCGGGTGGCCCACCCCGACCCCGGCCTGCACGCCCAGCTCCTGACCCTGGAGGCCTGCGCGCAGGCGGGTGACCCGGCGGCCGACGCGCCGCTGCCCCTGGACTGGCTGCGGGCCGAGCTGGCCGCCCCCGAGCTGACGCCCTTCCGGGAAGGTGTCTGGCGGGAGGTGGGCGCGGCGCTGGAGCGGGCCGGGCGGCCCACCGGCGTCGAGGCCGCGCACTGGCCCCCTGCGGCCCGGCGACCTGCTGGCGGTGTGGGAAGGGCGGCGGGGCCGGGGGCTGGACGGCGCCGGAGAGCCGGACCCCGCGCCCAGTATGTCCTGACCGGCCGCCACCTTGACCCGGGCTTGAGCCGGGACGCCCAGGCCGGCACTTGCCGTTAA